A genome region from Rhodothermales bacterium includes the following:
- a CDS encoding putative metal-dependent hydrolase: MTDLRYPIGQFEHSGPVSDSDLSGWIRQIEILPEQLRHVVIRLSDEQLDTVYRPGGWTIRQVVHHIADSHTNCYVRFKWALTEEAPTIKTYDERQWAALIDYRLVPVQTSLDFLSLLHERWVVLLRALTPDQLSRQFIHPESGPSELAWNVGNYAWHGRHHLAHITSTVEREGWNVSV, encoded by the coding sequence ATGACTGACCTCAGATATCCCATCGGGCAATTCGAGCATAGCGGCCCCGTTTCCGACAGCGATCTCTCGGGGTGGATCAGGCAGATCGAGATCTTGCCTGAGCAGCTCCGGCACGTCGTCATCAGGCTTTCGGATGAACAACTCGATACAGTATATCGCCCGGGCGGTTGGACTATCCGACAGGTTGTTCACCATATCGCCGATAGCCACACCAACTGCTATGTACGATTCAAGTGGGCGCTCACCGAGGAAGCGCCGACGATCAAGACGTACGACGAACGTCAATGGGCAGCGCTAATCGACTACCGCCTGGTGCCCGTCCAGACGAGCCTCGATTTCCTGTCCCTCCTTCACGAAAGGTGGGTAGTCCTGCTGCGTGCGCTGACACCTGATCAGTTGTCGCGGCAATTCATTCATCCGGAATCGGGTCCATCAGAGCTTGCGTGGAACGTCGGCAATTATGCCTGGCATGGTCGACATCACCTCGCACACATCACAAGCACCGTTGAACGCGAGGGTTGGAATGTGAGCGTATAG